One genomic window of Clostridium taeniosporum includes the following:
- the dnaJ gene encoding molecular chaperone DnaJ, giving the protein MANKDYYEVLGLEKGASDDEIKRAFRKLAIKYHPDKNKGNAEAEERFKEINEAYQVLSDPEKKSNYDQFGTADFNGGGFGSGGFGGFDMGGFGDIFDMFTGGSSSRRRNGPVRGNDIEYTLTLTFEEAVFGVEKEITVNRSENCEHCHGSGAEPGTSKKTCPTCGGSGQVRIQRQTPLGSFVSTSTCDRCNGTGSIIEKPCTHCRGNGNVRKTRKIKVNIPAGVDTGNVMPLRGQGEHGLRGGSPGDLYIRINVTPSKEFTRKGNDIYIDTHISMAKAALGTEITVKTVEGNVKYTVPEGTQSGTLFRLKGKGVTRVNSTGKGDQYVRVIVDIPKGLNQKQKEALYNFMEACGEPIDENTHSTKKTFFGRKK; this is encoded by the coding sequence ATGGCAAACAAAGATTATTATGAAGTTCTTGGCCTTGAAAAAGGTGCAAGTGATGATGAAATAAAAAGAGCGTTTAGAAAATTAGCTATTAAATATCATCCAGATAAGAATAAAGGAAATGCAGAAGCAGAAGAAAGATTTAAAGAAATAAATGAAGCATATCAAGTACTTTCTGATCCGGAAAAGAAATCTAATTATGATCAATTTGGAACTGCTGACTTCAATGGTGGTGGTTTTGGATCAGGTGGATTTGGTGGCTTTGATATGGGCGGCTTTGGAGATATTTTTGATATGTTTACTGGTGGTTCAAGTTCACGTAGAAGAAATGGACCTGTTAGAGGAAATGATATTGAATATACGCTAACATTAACATTCGAAGAAGCAGTTTTTGGAGTTGAAAAAGAAATCACAGTTAATAGAAGTGAAAATTGTGAACATTGTCATGGATCTGGTGCAGAACCTGGAACTTCTAAAAAAACTTGTCCAACTTGTGGAGGTTCAGGCCAAGTAAGAATACAAAGACAAACTCCTCTTGGTAGTTTTGTATCAACATCAACTTGTGACAGATGTAATGGTACAGGAAGTATAATTGAAAAGCCTTGTACACATTGTAGAGGTAATGGAAATGTTAGAAAGACAAGAAAAATAAAAGTTAATATTCCAGCAGGTGTTGATACTGGAAATGTTATGCCTCTTAGAGGACAAGGAGAACATGGATTAAGAGGGGGAAGTCCTGGAGATTTATATATTAGAATAAATGTAACTCCATCAAAAGAATTCACAAGAAAAGGAAATGATATCTATATAGATACCCATATATCAATGGCTAAAGCAGCTCTTGGTACAGAGATTACTGTTAAAACAGTAGAGGGAAATGTTAAATATACTGTTCCAGAAGGAACTCAATCAGGAACACTATTTAGATTAAAAGGTAAAGGTGTTACCAGAGTTAATTCTACTGGAAAAGGTGATCAATATGTAAGGGTTATAGTTGATATACCAAAAGGATTAAATCAAAAACAAAAAGAAGCCTTATATAATTTCATGGAAGCTTGTGGAGAACCAATAGACGAAAATACACATAGCACTAAGAAAACATTCTTTGGAAGAAAAAAATAA